One stretch of Tenacibaculum sp. MAR_2010_89 DNA includes these proteins:
- the gcvH gene encoding glycine cleavage system protein GcvH yields MNIPSELKYTKDHEWVKVEGDVVTIGITDFAQGELGDIVYVDVDSLDDTLEIEEVFGSVEAVKTVSDLFMPLSGEVTEFNEGLEDEPELVNSDPYGKGWMIKIKISDESQLEGLLSADAYQELIQG; encoded by the coding sequence ATGAACATTCCATCAGAATTAAAATACACTAAAGACCACGAATGGGTTAAAGTTGAAGGAGACGTAGTAACTATAGGAATTACGGATTTTGCACAAGGAGAATTAGGAGACATCGTTTACGTAGATGTAGATTCTTTAGATGATACATTAGAAATAGAAGAAGTTTTTGGTTCAGTAGAAGCAGTAAAAACAGTTTCAGATTTATTTATGCCTTTATCTGGAGAGGTTACAGAATTCAATGAAGGTTTAGAAGATGAGCCTGAATTGGTGAATTCAGATCCTTATGGAAAAGGTTGGATGATTAAAATTAAAATATCAGATGAATCACAATTAGAAGGTTTATTAAGTGCTGATGCTTATCAAGAACTTATTCAAGGGTAA
- the sprA gene encoding cell surface protein SprA, whose amino-acid sequence MNKLFTTLTLLVSVVSFSQSITNNNKQGVKKDTVIPLKYNFNFSQKGKLFLNNPSQFQVRYDKAINKFVIVEKIGDYYIGTPVFMTPREYEKYRLKNDMKDYFKEKVDATNSRKKGNNKARKNLLPKYYVNSKFFESVFGGNEVEVIPRGQVNIKLGGVYQNNENPQISIDNQSSFTFDFDQQISASLQAKVGKRLKVTANYDTQSTFDFQNLIKLEYTPTEDDIIQGIDAGNISMPIKNSLINGAQALFGVKAELQFGKTRVTAAFSQQNSQSKTVVAEGGATIEEFELRASDYDNDRHFFLSQYFRENYKDALKQYPLINSSINITRVEVWVTNRTQSVTDFRSIVALADIGESKDENKVKTQVTNNPNLVTVNGKVIPYNEVNEFGGLLTNTSGLRDIATMNSTLDGVVAPQKATQGTDFSYLQNARKLQANEYKLHPQLGFISLNRRLNDGEVLAVAYEYTVVGASNNETVFKVGEFSNDGVVAPANLVVKLLRSEILTTVRKNSVTNLDESFPTWRLMMKNVYAIGAYPLQQQGFRFDLLYRDDQTGTLQNTLQNASSSSIKETPLMQVLHIDRLDQSQYEVAGGDGFFDFIEGATVNSQKGYIIFPDPEPFGENSYLDSKLVGADKSKYLFKDLYLTTKIQAKNEFQNKDKYFLKGYFKSESSRGISLGAFNIPRGSVKVTAGGRQLVEGIDYVVDYQLGRVQVLDPGLEASGTPINATVENNTFFNQQRKTFIGIDVEHRFAENFTIGGTFLNVSEKPITPKVNFGGEPIDNTMIGFNLDYSSEVPYFTKLANKLPYVETDVPSKISVRADMAYLLPGSPSGIDVNGTATSYLDDFEASQIPINLNSPQQWFLASTPESQGLEVEGKEVNNLVYNNKRAKIAWYNVDQLFYGSTNRPGNINENELSRDEVRQIRYEELFDVDLDITQQNLVRTLDLAYYPNERGPYNFNTNTTEVDIDAGNDKVTLKKPEESWGGIMRPLTTNNFEQANVEYIQFWLMDPYENYSITESEGLPVGANPKDAINHGKLLINLGNISEDILRDGSKQYENGLPETGIKTNGSNVRESVWGYTPINPSILYAFASDDNARTNQDVGLDGLSDAEEKSDFHSISSFPAEYKALSDPSGDNFQFFRGSELDAVNASILTRYKNFNNTQGNSPTSGQSTEAYPTSSSTYPDTEDINKDQTMNPVNSYFEYEIPLNKTELDKGVGFNNIVDVKNSTVTLSNGQSRTTRWYQFRIPVKGGTPVNGITDFNSIRFVRMFVTQFRIPVVLRFGELELVRSDWRRYTKNVPNTEINKFEIGIVNIEQNSDKYALPPGIEREQLQGTNRVQRQNEQSVTLKVSDLPADSLRTIYKNISIDMRRYKNLRMFVHAEDPNRIAKQGENTESVAIIRLGTDLNENYYEIEKPLIYSSTSGTPESDKVWPEENNLDIFLEELANLKLERTGSLTDVFSGVSTNGLKISVKGNPTLAQIRTVMLGVKNNSAVPKTIEVWFNELRAVGFDNKGGWAAVLNADANFADVADVSIGGRMSTIGFGNVEDRVQQRSIEEVKQYNVATNVQVGKMMPKKWNMQIPMSYSYGEEFRDPKYDPQFQDIKLEDALDKNPNSKNSQDYTRRKSISFINVKKNRNPESKKKQKFYDVENFSVSYSFNEEFHKDYNIQKYVNQNVMAGASYNFNFKPWIVEPFKKSKMFSNRYLRFIKDLNINPVPKNIAVNSRINRNYSAQQSRNLIEGLSPQPELKQRNFVFDWDYTIGFDLTKSLKLNFNATNNYIYDSFGRDEDLEIYDKFFSIGRPNNYHQKLNATYKVPINKLPYLSFISADYGYTADFDWKAASQSYVDKVGNMIQNANTHNLNTTIDFGRFYKVLKLDKLLIRGAKKGPIKKGSLKLGSKQVAQKAKLKKNAGFGKKALKGLYDVLTSVKRAKINYSQNNGTLLQGYKPTVGFLGRNNFDGGLAPTFGFVFGSQTDILRTAIDNNWIIRSIPGQEYYNKNYGRTSNRKLDYTISVKPLKSLTIDFRGNRIQTSNITQQLDVISDGNGGFEQNPNIKSFETGNYSISHFMLGTMFTNNEVLYQNFLNYRTTIANRLATTAQPVNGFKESGQQAMLPAFLAAYSGSSPNSVSTGIFKNIPIPNWTLRYNGLMKFKWFKKTFSSFTVSHGYKSSYTIGNYTNNLQYEGPTSVKVNTSGNYHPELLISSATLIDEFSPLIKVDFRMKNSLSFKGEIRRDRSLTLNFNNNTITDINGTEYVIGFGYKIRDVKFVTRFTGKKETLKGDINFRADISLRDNLTLIRSVDKENNQVTGGERLFGIKFLADYNLSRNLTASFYYNHQTFNYAVSTTFPRQSINAGINLVYNLGN is encoded by the coding sequence ATGAATAAATTATTTACAACACTTACTTTGCTAGTAAGTGTTGTTTCGTTTTCACAAAGTATTACGAATAATAATAAACAAGGAGTAAAAAAAGATACAGTTATACCACTTAAGTATAATTTTAATTTTAGTCAAAAAGGAAAACTTTTTTTAAATAATCCCTCACAGTTTCAAGTCAGATACGATAAAGCTATAAATAAGTTTGTAATAGTTGAAAAAATTGGAGATTATTATATAGGGACTCCAGTTTTTATGACTCCAAGAGAATATGAAAAGTATCGTTTAAAAAACGATATGAAAGACTATTTTAAAGAAAAAGTTGATGCAACTAATTCAAGAAAAAAAGGAAATAATAAAGCTAGAAAAAACTTGTTACCAAAATATTATGTGAACTCAAAGTTTTTTGAATCTGTTTTTGGAGGAAATGAAGTTGAGGTTATTCCTAGAGGACAAGTAAATATTAAATTAGGAGGTGTTTATCAAAATAATGAAAATCCACAAATATCAATAGATAATCAAAGTAGTTTTACTTTTGATTTTGACCAACAAATAAGTGCAAGTTTACAAGCCAAAGTAGGAAAACGATTAAAAGTTACTGCTAATTATGATACGCAATCTACTTTTGATTTCCAAAATCTTATAAAATTAGAATACACACCAACTGAAGACGATATTATTCAAGGTATTGATGCAGGTAACATAAGTATGCCTATTAAAAATTCATTAATAAACGGTGCTCAGGCTTTATTTGGGGTAAAGGCAGAATTACAATTTGGAAAAACTCGTGTTACAGCTGCATTTTCTCAACAAAATTCGCAATCAAAAACAGTTGTAGCCGAAGGTGGAGCTACGATTGAAGAGTTTGAATTAAGAGCTTCTGATTATGATAATGATCGTCACTTCTTTTTATCACAATATTTTAGAGAAAACTATAAGGATGCACTAAAACAATATCCTTTAATCAATAGTTCAATAAATATAACCAGAGTAGAAGTTTGGGTTACCAATAGAACACAAAGTGTTACTGACTTTAGAAGTATTGTTGCACTTGCCGATATTGGAGAATCTAAAGATGAAAATAAGGTGAAAACTCAGGTAACTAATAATCCAAACCTAGTTACTGTTAACGGAAAAGTAATACCTTATAATGAAGTAAACGAATTTGGAGGGTTGTTAACAAATACTAGTGGTCTTAGAGATATCGCAACAATGAATAGTACTTTAGATGGTGTTGTTGCTCCTCAAAAAGCTACTCAAGGTACAGATTTTTCATATTTGCAAAATGCACGTAAACTTCAGGCTAATGAATATAAATTACATCCACAATTAGGTTTTATATCATTAAATAGAAGATTAAATGATGGAGAGGTTTTAGCTGTAGCCTATGAATATACTGTAGTTGGAGCATCTAATAATGAAACGGTTTTTAAAGTAGGAGAGTTTTCAAATGATGGAGTTGTTGCCCCAGCAAATTTAGTAGTAAAATTACTTAGAAGTGAAATATTAACTACGGTTAGAAAAAATTCTGTTACTAATTTAGATGAGTCATTTCCTACATGGAGATTAATGATGAAAAATGTATATGCGATAGGCGCATATCCTTTACAGCAACAAGGTTTTCGTTTTGATTTATTATATCGTGATGATCAAACTGGAACTTTACAAAATACATTACAAAATGCCAGTAGTTCCAGTATAAAAGAAACCCCTTTAATGCAAGTTTTACATATTGATAGATTAGATCAAAGTCAGTATGAAGTAGCAGGAGGTGATGGTTTTTTTGATTTTATAGAAGGAGCAACTGTAAATTCACAAAAAGGATATATTATATTTCCAGATCCTGAACCTTTTGGAGAAAACTCATATTTAGATTCAAAATTAGTTGGAGCCGATAAAAGTAAATATCTATTTAAAGACTTATACTTGACAACTAAAATTCAAGCAAAAAATGAATTTCAAAATAAGGATAAATACTTTTTAAAAGGATACTTTAAATCAGAATCAAGTAGAGGAATATCATTAGGAGCATTTAATATACCGAGGGGTTCAGTAAAAGTTACAGCTGGAGGAAGGCAATTAGTAGAAGGTATTGATTATGTGGTAGATTATCAATTAGGGAGAGTGCAAGTTTTAGACCCTGGATTAGAAGCTTCAGGAACACCTATTAATGCTACTGTAGAAAACAATACTTTTTTTAATCAACAAAGAAAAACATTTATCGGAATAGATGTTGAACATCGATTTGCAGAGAACTTTACTATAGGTGGTACATTTTTAAATGTTAGTGAAAAGCCTATTACTCCAAAAGTTAATTTTGGAGGAGAACCAATTGATAACACAATGATTGGTTTCAATTTAGATTATTCGTCTGAAGTACCTTATTTTACGAAACTAGCAAATAAATTACCATATGTAGAGACTGATGTTCCTTCAAAAATATCAGTAAGAGCTGATATGGCATATTTACTACCAGGATCACCTAGCGGTATTGATGTAAATGGAACAGCTACCTCATATTTAGATGATTTTGAAGCATCACAGATTCCTATTAATTTAAATTCTCCTCAACAGTGGTTTTTGGCAAGTACACCTGAATCACAAGGGTTAGAAGTTGAAGGAAAAGAAGTAAATAATTTAGTTTATAATAATAAAAGAGCTAAGATAGCTTGGTATAATGTCGATCAACTTTTTTATGGAAGTACTAATAGACCAGGTAATATCAATGAAAATGAATTGTCAAGAGATGAAGTTCGTCAAATTAGATATGAAGAATTATTCGATGTAGATTTAGATATTACACAACAAAATTTAGTAAGAACATTAGATTTAGCGTACTATCCTAATGAAAGAGGTCCTTATAATTTTAATACAAATACAACTGAAGTTGATATTGATGCAGGAAATGATAAGGTAACACTTAAAAAACCTGAAGAAAGTTGGGGTGGTATTATGCGTCCATTAACAACAAATAATTTTGAACAGGCAAATGTTGAGTATATTCAGTTTTGGTTAATGGATCCGTATGAAAACTATTCTATAACTGAATCCGAAGGATTACCAGTTGGTGCAAATCCTAAAGATGCAATTAACCATGGTAAGTTATTGATAAATTTAGGAAATATATCAGAAGATATTTTACGTGATGGTAGTAAGCAATATGAAAATGGATTACCAGAAACAGGTATTAAAACTAATGGTAGTAATGTTAGAGAATCTGTTTGGGGTTACACTCCAATTAATCCTTCCATCTTATATGCTTTTGCTTCAGATGACAATGCTAGAACAAATCAAGATGTTGGATTAGATGGGCTAAGTGATGCCGAAGAGAAAAGTGATTTTCACAGTATATCATCTTTTCCAGCTGAATACAAAGCTTTATCAGATCCGTCAGGAGATAATTTTCAGTTTTTTAGAGGTAGTGAATTAGATGCTGTTAATGCTTCTATTTTAACTCGTTATAAGAATTTTAATAATACACAGGGTAACTCACCTACTTCAGGGCAGTCAACAGAAGCATATCCTACATCATCATCTACATATCCAGATACAGAAGATATTAATAAGGATCAAACGATGAATCCTGTTAATAGTTATTTTGAATATGAAATACCTTTAAATAAAACTGAGTTAGATAAAGGTGTTGGATTTAACAATATAGTTGATGTTAAAAATAGCACAGTTACTTTGTCAAATGGTCAATCAAGAACAACTAGATGGTACCAATTTAGAATACCAGTAAAAGGTGGTACACCAGTAAATGGAATTACTGATTTTAATAGTATTCGTTTTGTAAGAATGTTTGTTACACAGTTTAGAATACCAGTTGTATTACGTTTTGGAGAATTAGAATTGGTTCGTAGTGATTGGAGGAGATACACAAAAAATGTTCCTAATACTGAAATTAATAAATTTGAAATAGGAATTGTTAATATAGAGCAAAATAGTGATAAGTATGCTCTACCTCCTGGTATTGAAAGAGAACAGTTGCAAGGAACGAATAGAGTTCAACGCCAAAATGAACAATCTGTTACTTTAAAAGTTTCTGATTTACCTGCTGATTCACTTAGAACTATTTATAAAAACATAAGTATAGATATGCGTAGATATAAAAATTTACGAATGTTTGTGCATGCTGAAGATCCTAATAGAATAGCAAAACAAGGAGAAAACACTGAAAGTGTAGCTATTATTCGTTTAGGAACAGATTTAAATGAAAATTATTATGAAATTGAAAAGCCATTAATTTACTCTAGTACTTCTGGAACACCTGAGTCAGATAAGGTATGGCCAGAGGAAAATAATTTAGATATTTTCTTAGAAGAGTTAGCTAATCTTAAACTGGAAAGGACTGGGTCTTTAACTGATGTATTTTCTGGAGTAAGTACAAATGGGTTAAAGATATCGGTAAAAGGTAATCCAACGTTAGCACAAATACGAACAGTAATGTTAGGTGTGAAGAATAATTCTGCTGTACCTAAAACAATTGAGGTTTGGTTTAATGAGTTGCGAGCTGTTGGTTTTGATAATAAAGGAGGATGGGCAGCTGTTTTAAATGCAGATGCTAATTTTGCTGATGTTGCAGATGTATCAATAGGCGGAAGAATGTCTACAATTGGTTTTGGAAATGTTGAAGATAGAGTACAGCAAAGAAGTATTGAAGAAGTAAAACAATATAATGTAGCAACAAATGTTCAGGTAGGAAAAATGATGCCCAAAAAATGGAACATGCAAATACCTATGAGTTATAGTTATGGAGAAGAGTTTAGAGATCCTAAATATGATCCGCAATTTCAAGATATAAAACTTGAAGATGCATTAGATAAAAACCCTAACAGTAAAAATTCTCAAGATTATACTAGAAGAAAAAGCATAAGTTTCATTAACGTTAAAAAGAATAGAAACCCTGAAAGTAAGAAGAAGCAGAAATTTTATGATGTAGAAAATTTTTCAGTTTCATATTCGTTTAATGAAGAGTTTCATAAAGATTACAATATTCAAAAATATGTCAATCAAAATGTGATGGCTGGAGCTAGTTATAATTTTAACTTTAAACCTTGGATAGTTGAGCCATTCAAAAAATCAAAAATGTTTAGTAATAGATATTTACGATTTATTAAAGATTTAAATATTAATCCTGTTCCTAAAAATATTGCAGTAAATTCAAGAATTAATAGAAATTATAGTGCACAACAATCAAGAAATTTAATAGAAGGGTTATCACCACAGCCTGAACTTAAACAACGTAATTTTGTTTTTGATTGGGATTATACTATTGGTTTTGATTTAACAAAGTCGTTAAAATTAAACTTCAATGCTACTAATAATTATATTTATGATAGTTTTGGTAGGGATGAAGACTTAGAAATATATGATAAGTTTTTTAGTATTGGACGTCCTAATAATTACCACCAAAAATTAAATGCAACATATAAGGTTCCTATTAATAAATTACCTTATTTAAGTTTTATATCTGCTGATTATGGATATACAGCAGATTTTGATTGGAAGGCAGCTTCACAAAGTTATGTAGATAAAGTTGGAAATATGATACAAAATGCCAACACACATAATTTAAACACTACAATAGATTTCGGACGATTCTATAAGGTATTAAAGCTAGATAAATTGCTAATTAGAGGAGCTAAGAAGGGGCCAATTAAGAAAGGATCTTTAAAATTAGGAAGTAAACAAGTAGCTCAAAAAGCAAAACTAAAAAAGAACGCTGGTTTTGGGAAGAAAGCATTGAAAGGGTTATATGATGTTTTAACGTCAGTAAAGAGGGCTAAAATTAATTATAGCCAAAACAACGGAACTTTATTACAAGGATACAAACCAACTGTTGGTTTTCTTGGTAGAAATAATTTTGATGGTGGCCTAGCTCCTACTTTTGGGTTTGTATTTGGTAGCCAAACTGATATTTTAAGAACAGCGATTGATAATAATTGGATTATTAGAAGTATTCCTGGGCAAGAATATTATAATAAAAACTATGGTAGAACTAGTAACAGAAAATTAGATTATACCATTTCTGTAAAACCATTAAAAAGTTTAACAATCGATTTTAGAGGTAATAGAATTCAAACGAGTAATATTACTCAACAACTAGATGTAATTTCTGATGGAAATGGTGGTTTTGAACAAAATCCAAATATTAAATCTTTTGAAACAGGAAATTATAGTATCAGTCATTTTATGTTAGGTACAATGTTCACAAATAATGAAGTTTTGTATCAAAACTTTTTAAATTATAGAACAACAATTGCAAATAGATTAGCTACAACAGCTCAACCAGTCAATGGGTTTAAAGAAAGTGGACAACAAGCAATGTTACCAGCTTTTTTAGCAGCTTATTCTGGTAGTAGTCCAAACTCGGTAAGTACAGGGATTTTTAAAAACATTCCTATACCTAACTGGACGCTTCGTTATAACGGTTTAATGAAGTTTAAATGGTTTAAGAAAACATTCTCTTCGTTTACAGTATCTCATGGATATAAATCGTCTTATACGATAGGTAATTACACGAATAATTTACAGTACGAAGGACCAACATCAGTCAAAGTAAATACTTCTGGTAATTATCATCCAGAATTATTAATTTCGTCGGCAACTTTAATAGATGAATTTTCACCATTAATTAAGGTTGATTTTAGAATGAAAAATTCATTATCCTTTAAAGGTGAAATTAGAAGAGATAGAAGTTTAACACTAAATTTTAACAATAATACAATAACTGATATAAATGGAACAGAATATGTAATTGGATTTGGATATAAGATAAGAGATGTTAAATTTGTAACCAGATTTACGGGTAAAAAAGAAACTTTAAAAGGAGACATCAACTTTAGAGCAGATATATCATTAAGAGACAATTTAACATTAATAAGAAGTGTTGATAAAGAGAACAATCAAGTAACAGGGGGAGAAAGGTTATTTGGAATAAAATTTTTAGCAGATTATAATTTAAGTAGAAATCTAACTGCATCTTTTTATTACAATCACCAAACATTTAATTATGCAGTTTCAACTACTTTTCCTAGACAATCAATCAATGCTGGTATTAATTTAGTATATAACTTAGGAAATTAA
- a CDS encoding acyltransferase → MGKIKRFFSHETSIIDDGCIIGERTKIWHFSHIMPDCIIGDDCNIGQNVVVSPKVVLGNNVKVQNNVSIYTGVFCEDDVFLGPSMVFTNVINPRSAIKRQNEFQVTNVKRGASIGANATIVCGNTIGEYAFVGAGAVVTKNVLPYALVVGNPSQQIGWVSEFGHRLIFDKNGIAECVESGDKYIKNNGLVDKMN, encoded by the coding sequence ATGGGTAAAATAAAAAGATTTTTTTCACATGAAACATCTATTATTGATGATGGATGTATTATAGGTGAAAGAACTAAGATTTGGCACTTTAGTCATATAATGCCTGACTGTATTATAGGAGACGATTGTAATATTGGTCAAAATGTAGTTGTATCTCCAAAAGTAGTTTTAGGAAATAATGTTAAAGTTCAAAATAATGTTTCTATATATACTGGAGTATTTTGTGAAGATGATGTTTTTTTAGGACCTTCTATGGTTTTTACAAACGTAATAAATCCAAGAAGTGCAATAAAAAGACAAAATGAATTTCAAGTAACAAATGTTAAAAGAGGCGCTAGTATTGGAGCTAATGCAACAATTGTTTGTGGTAACACAATAGGAGAATATGCTTTTGTAGGAGCTGGAGCAGTAGTAACGAAAAATGTGCTACCCTATGCGTTAGTGGTAGGGAATCCATCTCAACAAATTGGTTGGGTTAGTGAATTTGGACATCGTTTAATTTTTGATAAAAATGGAATTGCTGAGTGCGTTGAGTCAGGTGACAAGTATATAAAAAATAATGGATTAGTTGATAAAATGAACTAG
- a CDS encoding VanZ family protein, with product MLIKNLFKGKKNRIIIAIFITISIAILSLIKLGKQPISISNIDKIEHSIAYFFLTFSWLLALVKTKYQTYIVSICCLIYGIIIEVLQATITVYRTGDYYDVIANSVGVLLAFTLFSVFFYKKDTIW from the coding sequence ATGCTTATCAAGAACTTATTCAAGGGTAAGAAAAACAGAATCATAATAGCGATATTTATTACAATAAGTATCGCTATTCTTAGTTTAATAAAGCTAGGTAAACAACCAATCTCAATTAGCAATATTGATAAAATTGAACACTCAATTGCTTATTTCTTTCTTACTTTTTCTTGGTTGTTAGCTTTAGTTAAAACAAAATATCAAACCTATATTGTATCTATTTGTTGTTTGATTTACGGCATAATTATTGAGGTTTTACAAGCTACAATTACGGTATATAGAACTGGAGACTATTATGATGTAATAGCAAATTCAGTAGGAGTTCTTTTGGCATTTACATTATTTAGCGTCTTTTTTTATAAAAAAGATACTATTTGGTAA
- a CDS encoding energy transducer TonB, translated as MKLPKKMPRKQLEKFSTIFMQLGLVLSLSIVYFALEYETKEKENMPVTFGEEIPKNYSIDELPKIFVKEVKKSAIKTAPKKQVKLDLTKIKKVDNDEVIKSVIDLPVTDNEPIIDVTDLPESDEDEIINKNDDPVTMRNLQNAPIFRGCEGLSEKQGRKCLERKIKQHVQRYFNSEIAQDLGMRSGKYRISTQFVINKEGNIVDLKIRAPHIKLKKEVKNLVNKIPKFTPGKQNNVPVKVRYTLPITFMVE; from the coding sequence ATGAAATTGCCAAAAAAAATGCCAAGAAAACAGTTAGAAAAATTTTCAACAATATTTATGCAATTAGGTCTAGTGCTCTCTTTGTCTATTGTATACTTTGCTTTAGAATATGAAACTAAAGAAAAAGAAAATATGCCTGTTACTTTTGGAGAAGAAATTCCTAAGAACTATTCAATTGACGAATTACCTAAAATATTTGTTAAGGAAGTAAAGAAGAGTGCTATTAAAACAGCACCAAAAAAGCAAGTAAAGCTTGACTTAACAAAAATTAAAAAGGTTGATAACGATGAGGTAATTAAAAGTGTTATTGATTTGCCTGTAACAGATAATGAGCCTATAATAGATGTAACAGATTTACCAGAGTCTGATGAGGATGAAATAATTAATAAAAATGATGATCCTGTAACTATGCGTAACTTACAAAATGCACCAATTTTTAGAGGCTGTGAAGGGTTAAGTGAGAAACAAGGTAGAAAGTGTTTGGAAAGAAAAATAAAACAGCATGTGCAAAGATACTTTAATTCAGAAATAGCGCAAGATTTAGGGATGAGATCTGGTAAGTATAGAATATCAACACAATTTGTAATCAATAAAGAAGGAAATATTGTAGATTTAAAAATAAGAGCACCACATATAAAGTTAAAAAAGGAGGTTAAAAATTTAGTAAATAAAATTCCTAAGTTTACACCAGGTAAACAAAATAATGTACCAGTAAAAGTAAGATATACACTGCCCATAACATTCATGGTAGAATAA
- a CDS encoding energy transducer TonB, which translates to MEIKKNPKSNLENYSKLFMQLGLVLALFVTYVAIENKTYDKEYGDLGMANMASEIEEETIEIQPEAPKPPQNTPPPPAPEKIEIVEDEKEVEETVIESTETDESEAVEVEEIEEAEEEEEVVEDVPFSIIEDVPVFPGCSGTKAQKKACLNKKMQRHVQRYFDAELANELGLAPGKKKIYLVFKIGKTGNIEQINARAPHPRLKKEAIRIAKKLPKMLPGKQRGRPVRVGYTLPITFNVE; encoded by the coding sequence ATGGAAATCAAAAAAAATCCAAAATCAAACTTAGAGAATTATAGTAAGTTGTTTATGCAACTAGGTTTGGTTTTAGCTTTATTTGTTACATATGTAGCAATTGAAAATAAAACATACGATAAAGAATACGGAGATTTAGGGATGGCTAATATGGCATCAGAAATCGAAGAAGAAACAATCGAAATTCAACCAGAAGCACCAAAGCCACCTCAAAATACACCACCACCACCAGCTCCTGAAAAGATTGAGATAGTAGAGGATGAAAAAGAAGTTGAGGAAACTGTAATCGAATCTACTGAAACTGATGAGTCTGAGGCTGTCGAAGTTGAAGAAATTGAAGAGGCTGAAGAAGAAGAAGAAGTTGTAGAAGATGTGCCATTTTCAATTATTGAAGATGTACCTGTATTTCCAGGATGTTCAGGAACTAAAGCTCAAAAGAAAGCATGTTTAAATAAAAAGATGCAAAGACACGTTCAACGTTATTTTGATGCTGAATTAGCTAATGAGTTAGGTTTAGCTCCAGGGAAAAAGAAAATTTATTTAGTTTTTAAAATAGGTAAAACTGGAAATATCGAACAAATTAATGCTAGAGCACCTCACCCAAGATTAAAGAAGGAGGCTATTCGTATAGCAAAAAAGTTACCTAAAATGTTACCTGGTAAACAAAGAGGAAGACCAGTAAGAGTTGGATATACATTGCCAATTACTTTCAATGTAGAATAG
- the ruvA gene encoding Holliday junction branch migration protein RuvA, whose translation MITQIRGRLVEKNPTYVVVDCNGVGYLLHISLNTFSLLPENENIVLYTHLSIREDAHTLFGFINKTEREIFRLLVSVSGVGPSTARTMLSSMTSEEIQQAIASEDVKLIQSVKGIGVKTAQRVIVDLKDKILKTFDLDEVSLKQNNTNKEEALSALEVLGFARKQADKVVNNILKVTPEATVEELIKQALKNL comes from the coding sequence ATGATAACACAAATTAGAGGAAGACTTGTAGAGAAAAATCCAACCTATGTGGTAGTAGATTGTAATGGAGTTGGATATTTATTACATATCTCTTTAAATACATTTTCTTTATTACCAGAAAATGAGAACATCGTGTTATATACGCATTTATCAATTAGAGAAGATGCACATACTTTGTTTGGGTTTATTAATAAAACTGAAAGAGAAATTTTTAGATTATTAGTTTCAGTATCTGGGGTTGGACCTAGTACAGCAAGGACTATGCTTTCCTCTATGACATCTGAAGAAATTCAACAAGCAATAGCTTCTGAAGATGTAAAGTTAATTCAATCTGTTAAAGGTATTGGTGTTAAAACAGCACAAAGAGTTATTGTTGATTTGAAAGATAAAATTCTAAAAACCTTTGATTTAGATGAAGTTTCATTAAAACAAAACAATACAAATAAAGAAGAAGCGTTATCTGCTTTAGAGGTATTAGGATTTGCTCGGAAACAAGCAGATAAAGTAGTTAATAATATATTAAAAGTAACACCTGAAGCTACTGTAGAAGAGCTTATAAAGCAGGCGTTAAAAAACTTATAA